The following proteins are co-located in the Tiliqua scincoides isolate rTilSci1 chromosome 8, rTilSci1.hap2, whole genome shotgun sequence genome:
- the LOC136659125 gene encoding immunoglobulin superfamily containing leucine-rich repeat protein 2-like: MLPWVWLAAAALCLRPTRGCPEPCACVDKYAQQFADCAYKELEAVPAGLPSNVTTLSLSANKIAALRRGSFVEVTQVTSLWLAHNRIGPIEEGTFAILVQLKNLDVSHNQIEDFPWGDLANLSALQLLKMNHNRMAHLPGQAFHTLRDLRSLRINNNRFSALAEGTFDALSSLSHLQIYNNPFNCTCQLMWLKNWTENTLISIPEKDSISCASPEPWKDLPLGQIPYLQCTPPTVWLTYHPNLDRTQLYYGFTLALHCHASGLPQPKVTWRVQTSSQTLEIKDLLGLVDTGGNDLPSERSPAGQERFRAFPNGTLLIPHLSKKEEGTYTCVATNQVGRNQTSVHVAVADSPKDPTGPLGDPKAQPGERKPEGKASKNSVMKPEEGAKVRATPRSYYPPGPRNASGGEGAPVQPPNFQKKCGSSEPSQYVSNHAFNQSSELKPHSFDLGIIALDVSEREAKVQITPFYTRPEKLHLRRLYLCEESRQGHSLVQWSQIEEGVNAYWFQGLSPGTNYSVCMTYVGEDCQVQVVFTTKKEIPSLIIIVVVSIFLLGLATLPLLGATCCHLLSKYQGKTYRLIMKTQNPDQMEKHMAADFDPRASYLESEKNYEVEEGEVEEEGEAGEGEERGVAAGGGQLQRDESMMAGSMAESQSKANQEEFEVGSEYSDRLPLGAEAVTISQEINGNYKQPPR, from the coding sequence ATGCTCCCGTGGGTGTGGCTGGCGGCGGCCGCCCTCTGCCTGCGCCCGACGCGGGGCTGCCCGGAGCCCTGCGCCTGCGTGGACAAGTACGCCCAGCAGTTCGCCGACTGCGCCTACAAGGAGCTGGAGGCGGTGCCGGCGGGGCTGCCCTCCAACGTGACCACCCTGAGCCTGTCGGCCAACAAGATCGCGGCCCTGCGCAGGGGCTCCTTCGTGGAGGTGACGCAGGTGACCTCGCTGTGGCTGGCCCACAACCGGATCGGGCCCATCGAGGAAGGCACCTTCGCCATCCTGGTGCAGCTGAAGAACCTGGACGTCAGCCACAACCAGATCGAGGACTTCCCCTGGGGGGACCTGGCCAACCTCAGCGCCCTGCAGCTGCTCAAGATGAACCACAACCGCATGGCCCACCTGCCCGGCCAGGCTTTCCACACCCTGCGGGACCTGAGGTCTCTCCGCATCAACAACAACCGCTTCTCCGCCCTGGCCGAGGGCACCTTCGACGCCCTCAGCTCCCTCTCCCACCTGCAGATCTACAACAACCCCTTCAACTGCACCTGCCAGCTCATGTGGTTGAAGAACTGGACCGAGAACACCTTGATCTCCATCCCGGAGAAGGACTCCATCAGCTGCGCCTCCCCAGAGCCCTGGAAGGACCTCCCCTTGGGCCAGATCCCCTACCTGCAGTGCACGCCCCCCACCGTGTGGCTCACCTACCACCCCAACCTGGACCGCACCCAGCTCTACTACGGCTTCACCCTGGCCCTGCACTGCCACGCCTCGGGGCTTCCccagcccaaggtcacctggAGAGTCCAGACCTCCAGCCAGACCCTGGAGATCAAAGACCTGCTGGGGCTGGTGGACACGGGAGGCAATGACCTGCCCTCCGAGAGGTCCCCAGCAGGCCAGGAGAGGTTCCGCGCCTTCCCCAACGGCACCCTGCTGATCCCCCACCTGAGCAAGAAGGAGGAAGGCACCTACACCTGTGTGGCCACCAACCAGGTGGGCAGGAATCAGACCTCGGTCCACGTGGCCGTGGCCGACTCTCCCAAGGACCCCACCGGCCCCCTGGGGGACCCCAAAGCCCAGCCTGGAGAGAGGAAGCCGGAGGGCAAGGCTTCTAAGAACAGTGTCATGAAGCCTGAGGAAGGGGCCAAGGTCAGAGCCACCCCTCGGAGTTACTACCCCCCGGGTCCCAGGAATGCCAGCGGTGGGGAGGGCGCACCTGTCCAGCCCCCCAACTTCCAGAAGAAGTGCGGCTCCAGCGAGCCCAGCCAGTACGTCTCCAACCACGCCTTCAACCAGAGCTCCGAGCTGAAGCCCCACAGCTTCGACCTGGGCATCATCGCGCTGGACGTCTCGGAGAGGGAGGCCAAGGTGCAGATCACCCCCTTCTACACCCGGCCGGAGAAGCTCCACCTGCGGAGGCTCTACCTGTGCGAGGAGAGCCGCCAGGGCCACTCCCTGGTGCAGTGGTCCCAGATCGAGGAAGGGGTGAACGCCTACTGGTTCCAGGGCCTGAGCCCCGGCACCAACTACTCCGTCTGCATGACCTACGTGGGGGAGGACTGCCAGGTGCAGGTGGTCTTCACCACCAAGAAGGAGATCCCCTCCCTCATCATCATCGTGGTGGTGAGCATCTTCCTCCTGGGCTTGGCCACCCTCCCTTTGCTGGGGGCCACCTGTTGCCACCTGCTCTCCAAGTACCAGGGCAAGACCTACAGGCTCATCATGAAGACCCAGAATCCGGATCAGATGGAGAAGCACATGGCCGCCGACTTCGACCCCAGGGCTTCCTACCTGGAGTCGGAGAAGAATTACgaggtggaggaaggggaggtggaggaggaaggggaagcaggggaaggggaggagaggggggtgGCCGCTGGAGGAGGGCAGCTCCAGAGGGACGAGAGCATGATGGCCGGCTCCATGGCCGAGTCTCAATCCAAAGCCAACCAGGAGGAGTTCGAAGTGGGCTCTGAGTACAGCGACCGGCTTCCTCTGGGTGCCGAAGCGGTGACCATCTCCCAAGAGATCAACGGCAACTACAAGCAGCCTCCTCGTTGA